The Panicum hallii strain FIL2 chromosome 5, PHallii_v3.1, whole genome shotgun sequence genome contains the following window.
AACGATTAAGGGCTGGGCGGCTGTCGCAATAAAGTAAGTGTTAAACAAGTGATGACTATGGCTGAGGGTAGCCGGATACTTTACCTGCACTCTTGGCGGGCCCTTCAATGGCaacctcgacttgctcatcgccacCAGCTTCGCGTTCtgcttgctggggctcgggcggcggtgagcTAGGCAAGGTTGCAGCCGCTTCTTCTGCTGGTTCTGTTGCGCTGGTTAGCTCgggcgagggctcgggggctgaaggagccaactcgagtcctGGCTCATCCAGCACCACTGCCGATGCGGGCCTGTTCCAGACAACATAAAGTTTTGATATTTTTGAATCTCATACATGGCTAACGACGGGATCCAGAGTAGTGCTTACACGTGAGACTGGGTTATTGCTGGATCCTTGAACACCAGTCTCAATGGCTTCTTCACCACGGTGTTTGCAGTTGAAGGTGAAGGTGTACAAGTCAAGGGGGCTGGCAGCGCTGGCGATGGAGCTGCCTCAGCCGAGGCCGCCAGCAACCCGGAGGTAGCGCAGTCAAGGGCGCGAGATGCCCAAGTCGAGGGCGCGAGCTGCCCCGATACAGCGCCCTCCACGGCGATTGTTACTTCACCTGCAGGAGAAGGCAACGGGTCCGCCCCATCAGCCTCTGTGGGTCTGGCTTCTGGTGCATCATTCCTGGTTGAGGGTGTTTCGACTACCCTCTGGCACTGGGGGCTTGGCAGAGAAGACGAAGGACTACAAAACAGAGTTGTCATCAGTATTCAGCAGAACAACTCGATACCTTTATAGTTTGACAAGCATTTACCCGGCGAGGTCggcggtgctggctttgcgttttcGCATCtcccggcggcgctgggggaTTAGAGGCGCGTCGTCGgataactccacggatgatccggaggagttgtttgcttgcgccCTCTCCCCGGTTGCCCGGCTGCCCTCGGCCGACTCGTTGCCAGCGGTTCTTGCTCTCTTTGCTTCTGCCGCGGCGCTGGGCAAAGTGTGATAGGGTCGAGGaagatcgggttgcggcgggtaactcCGGTACAACACCGTTTGATCCTATGTAAAAAGTTCATCAATCAGTCTTAGCTCTCCGTAACAAaggagaagtcgagaagtcgaacacttaccggtcgattctgggctgtaaatcctgCTGGAACATAAGGGACGGTTTCCACATCCAGaagaattcgcttgacgcgaacaagtgcGGCATTGTCTCcaagttcctctgcgcacatacgagatgggtcttcagtacctaggtactcgaatcctaatgtatggcgctgttggatgggttgaattcggcgtttgaagaatgacaacatcacggatgccccggttaccaCTGTCTCTTTGTGTGCGGCGATCAACTCTAGCAGTTCATTCACCTAGTCCATCTCTGCTTTAGCAGGCTCCAGTGTCCATTCGGGGCGCTGAACAGGAGGTTTGCCTgaacgcacagggagttggggggcgtggtttgcaatgtagaaccattgttgtttccacccggggatattggaaggaaatttgtaagagACGTATTTATCACTAGCATGTTGCCTCAGTTGGATACCAGCACCTCCTATCACAGATGGATTTTTGGCGGTTGGCTAGGGCTTCATGCGGAAGAggtagcggaaaagagcccaatggggctcaattccaaggaaggcttcacagaagtggatgaaaatggagatgtggcaaattgagttagggttgaggtgttgcagctcaatcccatagaaataaagaaagtCACGGAAGAAcgagcaagtggggagggccagaccccgttcagaaaaagagcaaaacGATACGATCTCGTTGACATTTTCCATTGGGAAAGGATCGTGAAGggcaaggcgccaattgatgagatttcTCTCCTGAAGCAGACCCCCCAGCACTAAATTTGCGAGATGGTGGTGAGAGCACTTACTAATCGACCACTCGCTGGTTGCCGCTTGCGCCTCTTTCAGTTCCTTCTGGTTGATTTTCTTTGGCGCCATTTCGGATCTGTTAAGTCACGAGTTGTTGTTCGCAagacgctcgggggctacggtcgaTGGCTTGAAGGATCTTGACTATGCAGGGTGGTAGAGGAGTGGCAGCAGGGTGAGGTTTAGTGGaggtttttgttttttctctggcGGCGGCGAACGATCTGAAGGTATGGGAAGAACCCTAACTGACTgtgaggttaaataaccagcggtcaggcagtCGTTTACTGTGCAAAAGATGAAGCGTCGCACAAGGGGAATACTTGGAATACGAGCGGTTTTTGGTGGATTTGTTgggcagttatttgattaaccattttttcagggttaattgtcccgaaaaaagaggtttttcgaatttcGAGTTTaatttctgccaattacatcatcttgaattatattttctcaacagggaacatttttgccacgacctttgggatccttttttccaaaatttgaagagatttggattcaaggctcgggggctgtgagacacgtggcatcgactacttatttttcgaaagtactcgaaggataagaagaaaagactcaagattagtttgaccctcagcttgattctttgattcaacctaaggctcgggggctactccatatggagtgcgattattcatcgcaccccatacaaaagaaagaatttggggcatgagcacctcatagcttcgatgcagtcagaagagtactcgaagaggaaTTTCAAGacagagcttcgaaagaagtcgaagactgcttcagaagtactcgatgagcctgcagtactcagctacgaagagctcgggggcttgttagacccggggccacggggctgtgtacatcaaggagtagaactagtcgatacagaaggaaactactcgagttgtatttgAGTACgtttcctaagctagtatcaggctaggattcatgtaaccctgtccccctggatatataagggcgggcagggaccccctcaaaacagagatcaccagatcaacatcaaggcaatacaaaccatcatacaggatgtagggcattacgcatattgcagcctgaacctgtctaaatcttgtgttgtctgcaccttcgagttcctgatctcagcgcatcccaacccaaaacctaccaccttgggtatacccctcggtgggcagtgGAATAAACCCGACAGCTGTGGCTGATGATCGTCCACTTTGAGTATGGCCGAGCTGATGAATGCAGGGTCAAATGAGAGCAACTCCGAGAGGTTTAGACCTTGAAAGAAGACAGAGAATTAGTATGGCACAGGGAAGGAAGATGCAAACAGCTCAGAGGTATAACACACCTATCCAGgagaaggattgatagccgatgaggtgacgatcggctcctgcagatgcACCCTTTCTAGAGAAGGAATGATAGCTGATGAGGTggcgatcggctcctgcagacgcaccctttctggagaaggattgatagccgatgaggtgacaatcggctcctgcagctcCTGAAGGTTGACCAGAGTGTCGACTGTTATTGCAAGACTCTCTAGAGTTTCCAAGATCGGATCCTGGAGGTTGACCAAGGGGTTGACTGCTGTCACAGGGTTCTCTGGAGCTTCTAGAATTGGGTCTACTTGGCGCACTGGCTCTTCCCCGCTGGAAATATCTacgatatcagcctgcaagcaaggaaagagcaattaAGTCGAAGTATACATGTTCAGAGGACCAATTATAAAGGACAATCCAAACCTGGCTGACGTTCGGAGCTTCTTGATCGTTAGAGGATGGTCCAGCTTCCTTCTGAATCCTCCTGACAGTCATCTTTCTCGCCTTAGTTTGGGCTCAGGGGTAGCAATGTCGGAGGCTCGCTTTCGCTTGGAGGCCGATTTTGCAGAATCAGGCTGGATCCACATGATGACCTTTGACGGgggaggtgcattcttgccaAACAAGACTATGGGGGCAACTGGTAAGAACTTGAAAGTGaagccatcatcgttcttgggctccgaaccatcctcctgctgcagagaaAATAAACGGAATTAGAGAAGGGGCCAAGCAGAGTCATGAAGAAAGTACTGAACTgttggtaatacctcttcctcaggggcttcatactaAGCAtcaatctgctgcagcattggccacaaggctttccgaaagacatgggtcttccacattgaccaccaattCTCAAAGccgatggccgaagaagtgaatgatAAGGAGATAGAAATTGGGATGTGAAGATCATTAAATAGGCTATAGCATCTTTGGCTGGTGAGAGTATCGAGCAGGTTAGTTCTACTTATTGTCAGATGGTagaggaagaagtggggaggaacttgcccaagaccaaattgccgggctgctacaatTGGCTAGTAAAACTCATAACCtagcttgatgattctgttggaggtgctcatgccaactagaaggaagcaagggcgaatcatgatagagtataaatgccaagtgctatcatcatcggcaaagtcaGCCAATCTGAAACCGATTGGGTTCTCAAAAATCTCAGAATCTGTATAagggaggaagattgggttgttCAGGCCTCGGTAGAATATCCTAAACTAGTTTGAGGCGTCTGTGGGATTCAACTTGCTAtcaggaagactgtacaaagccTGACCGAAGCTGGTACACCTGATCCATCACCCACTCTGATCTGAAAAAGAGTTATTGGTCAGAACAGGGAACTTTGGTATGTGGTTCTAAAAATATAGGTGatcccataactggatgaaccaccagggaccactggttctgagtttcttttgggtaagcaggctcgaagacatcaggtgaagatatctgtAGACCtccccaaggaataatttaccaaggccaacagtactACCTCTAGCCAGTTCATACGCTAGGGAGAGATAgtttttggttggggcaagggaaggaccgcagaATAAGAAGTattccaaccaaagattcagaaaggccgtatgttCTTTCTTAGTTACAGGGCCTTTGTTTTTTGATGTGCTGGTTCAAGTaggcaccccagtttgtgcactctatTTTGGAGGATAATTTGAAGGGGACCTCAGGCAGTCTGAAGGCAGAGGGGCTGGGTGATGAGATGTCCAAACCAGTAATTATCAACACATccaggagggttggagtcatcggcccatggccaaataagaaGTAGTTtaaggcatcagaccaaaagtagccgatggttttcaggaGATTTTCGTTCTTCTCGAGAGGCGA
Protein-coding sequences here:
- the LOC112892590 gene encoding fibrous sheath CABYR-binding protein-like codes for the protein MTVRRIQKEAGPSSNDQEAPNVSQADIVDISSGEEPVRQVDPILEAPENPVTAVNPLVNLQDPILETLESLAITVDTLVNLQELQEPISFVFSAKPPVPEGEVTIAVEGAVSGQLAPSTWASRALDCATSGLLAASAEAAPSPALPAPLTCTPSPSTANTVVKKPLRLVFKDPAITQSHVPASAVVLDEPGLELAPSAPEPSPELTSATEPAEEAAATLPSSPPPEPQQAEREAGGDEQVEVAIEGPAKSAAAQPLIVEVVGAVEGTSAQPALGEEVENILQAISKFAQDTSKKTHEQATRLEESARRIDELTRERTSLERANAELRGQFKEQRKAHQGAQQLTTEEVVGTSGRPDEPQLVESGCQDAVAADLAGDQLLSDGNIEILKNVHDLAMSMIAHSRKQAEEFKAIACDRKELAVLRR